The Marinilongibacter aquaticus genome has a window encoding:
- a CDS encoding ATP-dependent Clp protease adaptor ClpS has protein sequence MEIFENPEIQVLQEVEELEKETKIWALIVFNDEVNTFDHVINTLMEVCKHKSHQAEQCAMIIHFKGKCAVNSGEYDELVKQRNEICRRGISAEVEIK, from the coding sequence ATGGAAATTTTTGAAAATCCAGAGATTCAGGTGCTTCAAGAAGTAGAGGAACTGGAGAAAGAAACCAAAATTTGGGCCCTGATTGTATTTAATGACGAGGTAAATACCTTCGATCATGTAATCAACACCTTAATGGAAGTCTGCAAGCACAAATCGCATCAAGCCGAACAATGTGCTATGATTATTCATTTCAAAGGCAAGTGTGCAGTAAACAGTGGTGAATACGACGAATTGGTGAAGCAGAGAAATGAAATCTGCCGCCGCGGCATTTCGGCAGAAGTAGAAATCAAATAG
- a CDS encoding sodium:solute symporter, with protein MSSGLAIAILLIYFAVLVFISIRTSKGADTNAFFTANKSVPWYLVAFGMIGTSLSGVTFISVPGAVLNNSFSYFQMVLGFTLGYLFIATVLMPLYYKMNLISIYGYFEERFGWWSYKTASAFFLLSRTLGSAVRLYVAAQVLQIAIYDPLGVPFWLSVLITIGLIYIYTFKGGIKTIVITDTLQTTFLVSAVVLTIMLITKEMGLGLGEMVQTISESKYSETFFFSGGWGDAKNFFKLFFSGAFIAIVMTGMDQDLMQKNLTCKNIGEAQKNMLWFTVVLVFVNILFLGLGALMYIYADQIGFALPEKTDDFYPLMALKHFGSFELGTGGVIVAVTFLIGITAATYASSDSALTALTTAFCVDFLNIEKKEEKERMKLKNRTHLAFAFVFFLTILVFNAVNSSDLITAIYKIASYTYGPLLGLFVFGIYTKRKVMDKYVPFVCLAAPILTYFLVFVIENYGGYKFGFENLVLNGLLTILGLFLIKDAKVSKPA; from the coding sequence ATGTCTTCTGGGCTCGCAATTGCAATCCTTTTAATCTATTTCGCGGTTTTGGTTTTCATTTCCATTCGCACCTCTAAAGGAGCGGATACCAATGCCTTTTTTACAGCCAATAAATCCGTGCCTTGGTATCTGGTGGCCTTTGGTATGATCGGCACATCGCTTTCTGGCGTGACGTTCATCTCGGTGCCCGGGGCGGTGCTGAACAATTCCTTTTCGTATTTTCAGATGGTACTGGGCTTTACTTTGGGCTATTTGTTTATCGCTACAGTTTTGATGCCGCTGTACTATAAAATGAATTTGATTTCGATCTATGGATATTTTGAAGAACGCTTTGGCTGGTGGTCGTATAAAACCGCTTCGGCATTCTTCTTGCTGAGCCGAACATTAGGTTCGGCCGTGCGACTTTATGTGGCGGCTCAGGTTTTGCAAATTGCCATTTACGACCCTTTGGGCGTGCCTTTTTGGCTTTCGGTGCTCATTACGATCGGCCTCATTTACATTTACACTTTCAAAGGGGGGATAAAGACCATCGTGATTACCGATACTTTACAAACAACATTTTTGGTGTCGGCGGTGGTGTTGACCATCATGCTCATTACAAAAGAAATGGGTTTGGGTTTGGGCGAAATGGTACAAACGATTTCGGAAAGTAAATACTCGGAAACATTTTTCTTTTCGGGAGGTTGGGGCGATGCCAAAAACTTCTTTAAGCTGTTTTTTAGTGGGGCTTTTATTGCCATTGTGATGACCGGAATGGACCAAGATTTGATGCAGAAAAACCTGACATGCAAGAATATTGGAGAAGCTCAGAAGAATATGTTGTGGTTTACGGTTGTGCTTGTGTTTGTCAATATCCTCTTTTTGGGATTGGGAGCTTTGATGTATATCTATGCCGATCAAATTGGCTTTGCATTGCCCGAAAAGACCGACGACTTTTATCCGCTCATGGCCCTGAAACATTTCGGTAGTTTTGAATTGGGCACAGGCGGCGTAATTGTAGCGGTCACTTTCTTGATAGGCATCACGGCGGCCACTTATGCCAGTTCAGACTCAGCACTTACGGCTTTGACTACGGCTTTTTGTGTGGATTTTCTGAACATTGAGAAAAAGGAAGAAAAGGAAAGGATGAAACTGAAGAACCGAACGCACTTGGCCTTTGCTTTTGTGTTTTTCTTGACCATACTCGTGTTCAATGCGGTCAACAGTTCTGATCTCATCACAGCCATTTACAAAATTGCGAGCTATACATATGGGCCTCTTTTGGGTTTATTTGTTTTTGGAATTTACACCAAACGCAAAGTGATGGATAAATATGTGCCCTTTGTTTGTTTGGCAGCTCCGATTCTGACCTACTTTCTGGTTTTCGTGATTGAAAATTACGGCGGGTATAAATTTGGTTTTGAAAACCTGGTTTTGAATGGTCTACTTACAATCTTGGGCCTGTTCCTCATCAAAGATGCTAAAGTTTCGAAACCCGCTTGA